One Terriglobia bacterium DNA window includes the following coding sequences:
- the greA gene encoding transcription elongation factor GreA has protein sequence MSSEIRKKLEEEIQTLEKELREELPRALKTAAALGDLSENADYQAARERQDFVRVRLGQLKQRAADLSMINFDKIPRDRINLGSKVVLLDVDKNEEVTYKLVTSEDANAPAGLISTTSPIGRSLLNKREGETVEVKIPSGTRTFEILSFVTMHDSQ, from the coding sequence ATGAGTTCAGAAATTAGAAAGAAACTCGAAGAAGAAATTCAAACTCTCGAAAAAGAACTGCGCGAAGAATTACCGAGGGCGCTCAAAACGGCGGCCGCCCTCGGAGATCTGAGCGAGAACGCCGATTACCAGGCGGCGCGTGAACGGCAGGATTTCGTGCGGGTCCGTCTGGGACAGCTCAAACAGAGGGCAGCGGACCTCTCGATGATCAATTTCGATAAAATCCCGCGCGACAGGATCAATCTCGGATCCAAAGTCGTCCTGCTCGACGTCGACAAGAATGAGGAAGTAACGTACAAGCTGGTAACCAGCGAAGATGCGAATGCGCCGGCAGGATTGATCTCGACCACTTCGCCCATAGGAAGAAGCCTTTTGAACAAGCGTGAAGGCGAAACTGTTGAAGTAAAAATCCCGTCAGGCACGAGGACATTCGAAATTCTGAGCTTTGTCACGATGCATGACAGTCAATAA
- a CDS encoding TIGR03435 family protein translates to MKRAALTLILGIAIAAQAQNPSFEVASIKPNNSRAGGPEEIMLGCHGTDSHSQENIVPMGRCVVRHEPLRLVIALAYDVPPAFMIPYDGKILSGPDWINSDVYNFDAKAEGPATEAQLKLMLQTLLAERFNLKLHRETKELPVYALVTTRNPLKFQPAPKDRECEGQSRSDHRYELGSRNIAGQCHGFVPENGQMSGRSVDMSDVAEMLSRWAGRVVIDRTEIKGLFDVQLPRMASANVPLGGGGAGAREGAPGPAVEGRFSRDSIPTVFAAVEQFGLKLESSKGPVEVLVVDNIQKPTEN, encoded by the coding sequence ATGAAACGTGCCGCTCTCACGCTGATTTTGGGAATCGCCATCGCCGCCCAGGCGCAGAATCCATCGTTCGAGGTGGCTTCGATCAAGCCGAACAATTCCAGGGCCGGCGGCCCGGAGGAAATCATGCTGGGTTGCCACGGCACCGACAGCCATAGCCAGGAGAATATAGTCCCTATGGGCCGCTGCGTTGTGAGGCATGAGCCCTTGAGGCTCGTCATCGCTCTTGCTTATGACGTGCCGCCGGCGTTCATGATCCCCTACGATGGAAAGATTCTGTCCGGGCCGGATTGGATCAACTCCGATGTCTACAATTTCGATGCGAAGGCGGAGGGCCCTGCGACCGAGGCCCAACTGAAGTTGATGCTTCAGACGCTCCTGGCCGAACGGTTCAACTTGAAACTGCATCGCGAAACCAAAGAACTGCCCGTCTATGCACTCGTCACGACCAGGAATCCATTGAAGTTTCAGCCGGCTCCCAAAGACCGGGAGTGTGAAGGGCAGAGCCGCAGCGATCACCGGTACGAACTCGGATCGAGAAATATTGCCGGACAGTGCCACGGCTTCGTGCCTGAAAACGGCCAGATGTCCGGGCGGAGCGTCGATATGAGCGATGTGGCGGAGATGCTTTCGAGATGGGCGGGACGCGTCGTCATCGACAGGACGGAAATCAAAGGCCTCTTCGACGTCCAACTGCCCCGTATGGCTTCGGCCAATGTTCCGCTTGGGGGCGGAGGTGCAGGCGCACGCGAGGGCGCCCCGGGTCCTGCCGTCGAGGGCCGGTTTTCCCGGGACTCGATTCCGACCGTTTTTGCGGCAGTCGAGCAATTCGGATTGAAGCTCGAATCGTCAAAAGGGCCCGTCGAGGTTCTGGTCGTCGACAACATACAGAAGCCCACGGAGAACTGA
- a CDS encoding CDP-alcohol phosphatidyltransferase family protein, translated as MTVNNRVEEPRSITGRIGAGGKRVVDSIVNLLASLRVHPNILTLIGMLINIVAMILFYKGYFPLGGVVVIFAGIFDIVDGEVARRTKRVTKFGAFFDSVIDRYSDVLLLLGLIAWFARINRLQYVWLTGLCLIGSILTSYTRARAESLIPACKVGFLERPERIVLLVIGALCDRMAAALWVMAILSNWTVSQRIWYTWRELSALERRGGAAAP; from the coding sequence ATGACAGTCAATAACCGCGTGGAAGAGCCCAGATCCATAACGGGGCGCATCGGCGCCGGCGGCAAACGCGTTGTCGATTCGATCGTAAACCTGCTGGCGAGTCTTCGCGTCCATCCGAATATCCTGACGCTCATCGGGATGCTGATCAATATCGTCGCGATGATCCTTTTCTATAAAGGATACTTCCCGTTGGGCGGCGTGGTCGTGATCTTCGCAGGCATATTCGACATCGTCGACGGAGAGGTGGCGCGGCGCACCAAGCGGGTAACAAAGTTCGGGGCTTTTTTCGATTCGGTGATCGATCGTTATTCCGATGTGCTGCTCCTGCTGGGACTGATCGCCTGGTTCGCCAGAATCAATCGCCTTCAGTACGTCTGGCTCACCGGCCTCTGCCTCATCGGTTCCATTCTTACCAGCTACACCCGGGCGCGCGCCGAATCGCTTATTCCGGCATGCAAAGTCGGATTCCTGGAAAGACCTGAAAGAATCGTCCTGCTCGTGATCGGCGCATTATGCGACAGGATGGCCGCCGCGCTCTGGGTCATGGCCATCCTGTCGAACTGGACCGTCTCTCAGCGGATCTGGTACACGTGGCGTGAACTCTCCGCCCTGGAGAGGCGTGGCGGCGCCGCCGCGCCTTGA
- the aroC gene encoding chorismate synthase: MLSFRTAGESHGQALIALVEGLPAHLPVDFGFIDHELKRRQGGYGRGGRMKIEKDQVRFLSGVRHGKTIGSPISMMIENRDWPNWEEIMSPREVSGDAATKRTVTRPRPGHTDLAGSLKFNHTDARNILERSSARETAARVACGGLAKVFLRHFGIEILSHTTAIGNARVPDDFTVSWDQLEAIRDDEVVHCVIPELAQEMVREIEKAQKDGDTIGGTFEVIARGVPLGLGSHTGWDTRIDGKLAQAMMCVNAVKAVEIGDGVKVAYSRGSQAHDEIAYDTAQRRFSHLTNRAGGIEGGITNGEEVRVVGYLKPIPTLKKALRSVDMISKEPFLAQHERSDTCTVPAAGVIGETMVALVLATAFLEKFGGDSILETQRNYEGYLEQLRSY; encoded by the coding sequence ATGCTGAGCTTTAGAACGGCCGGGGAGTCTCATGGCCAGGCCCTCATCGCCCTCGTGGAGGGCCTTCCAGCGCACCTTCCCGTTGATTTCGGCTTCATTGATCATGAGCTGAAACGGAGGCAGGGAGGCTACGGGCGAGGCGGGCGGATGAAGATCGAAAAGGACCAGGTTCGTTTTCTCTCAGGAGTGCGGCACGGAAAGACCATAGGCAGCCCGATATCCATGATGATCGAAAACCGGGATTGGCCGAATTGGGAAGAAATCATGTCGCCCCGCGAAGTGTCCGGTGATGCCGCGACCAAAAGAACAGTGACGCGGCCTCGACCGGGCCATACCGACCTTGCCGGTTCTCTGAAATTCAACCATACAGACGCGCGAAACATCCTGGAGCGTTCGAGCGCGAGGGAGACTGCCGCACGGGTTGCATGTGGCGGGCTGGCAAAGGTCTTCCTCCGTCATTTTGGAATCGAGATTCTCAGCCACACGACTGCTATCGGCAATGCGCGGGTTCCGGACGACTTTACGGTTTCGTGGGATCAGCTCGAAGCCATCCGCGACGATGAGGTTGTCCACTGCGTGATTCCGGAACTCGCACAAGAGATGGTCCGCGAGATCGAAAAGGCGCAGAAGGACGGCGATACGATCGGCGGAACATTTGAGGTCATTGCCCGGGGCGTCCCGCTTGGGCTCGGTTCCCATACCGGGTGGGACACTCGCATCGACGGCAAGCTGGCTCAGGCCATGATGTGCGTCAATGCCGTCAAGGCTGTCGAAATAGGCGATGGAGTGAAGGTGGCATACAGCCGCGGTTCACAGGCACACGATGAGATCGCCTATGACACCGCTCAACGGCGGTTTTCCCATCTGACCAATCGCGCCGGCGGCATCGAGGGTGGAATCACCAACGGCGAAGAGGTTCGCGTGGTCGGCTATCTCAAGCCGATACCGACGTTGAAAAAAGCGCTCCGCTCCGTCGACATGATCTCCAAGGAACCGTTTCTCGCCCAGCATGAGAGGTCCGACACCTGTACCGTCCCGGCTGCCGGAGTGATCGGCGAAACCATGGTTGCCCTGGTTCTGGCCACTGCCTTCCTGGAAAAATTCGGAGGCGACTCCATCCTGGAAACCCAGCGAAATTATGAGGGTTACCTCGAACAACTGCGGAGTTACTGA
- a CDS encoding ATP-binding cassette domain-containing protein, with protein MQPVLEMRDVVKFYAGDKPVLNGVSFRIFKGETKIIIGASGSGKSTILKLIIGIDKPDEGAILIEGQDISRMDERDLMSIRQKIGMVFQESALFDSLTVRENVAYRLYEVNADESEIEAKVREVLGFVGLEAAIDKMPSELSGGMKRRVALARALIGEPGIMLYDEPTAGLDPITSKRINELIIALRDTKQVTGVFVTHRMRDAFTLSTEYATNGDGQTHFQTEGGFLCIANTRFLLLRDGKIVFEGPDEVLRKSEDDYIKRFLK; from the coding sequence ATGCAACCCGTGCTCGAGATGCGTGACGTCGTCAAGTTTTATGCCGGCGATAAGCCGGTTCTGAACGGAGTGTCGTTCCGGATCTTTAAGGGTGAGACCAAAATCATCATCGGCGCCAGCGGATCGGGGAAATCCACGATTCTCAAATTGATCATCGGCATCGATAAACCCGATGAAGGTGCAATCCTGATCGAGGGGCAAGATATCTCACGAATGGACGAGCGCGATCTGATGAGTATCCGCCAGAAGATCGGAATGGTTTTTCAGGAGTCGGCGCTCTTCGACTCCCTGACGGTACGCGAGAACGTGGCCTACCGGCTGTACGAGGTGAACGCCGATGAAAGCGAGATCGAGGCGAAGGTCCGCGAGGTTCTCGGTTTTGTCGGCCTCGAAGCGGCGATCGACAAGATGCCCAGCGAACTCTCCGGAGGAATGAAACGGCGGGTGGCTCTGGCCCGTGCCCTGATCGGTGAACCGGGCATCATGCTTTACGACGAACCGACCGCCGGCCTCGATCCTATAACGTCAAAGAGGATCAATGAGCTCATTATCGCCCTGCGGGACACCAAGCAAGTGACCGGCGTATTCGTCACCCACCGTATGCGCGATGCGTTTACACTTTCCACGGAGTACGCTACGAACGGAGACGGACAAACCCATTTTCAGACCGAAGGCGGGTTTCTTTGCATTGCGAACACCAGGTTTCTTCTGCTTCGGGACGGGAAAATTGTCTTCGAAGGTCCCGATGAAGTGCTGCGCAAATCCGAGGATGACTACATCAAACGCTTTCTGAAGTGA
- a CDS encoding ABC transporter permease, whose translation MSIAEFSVTMATMPVSPKAAIKEVQDLSFLAGKAFVSMFRRPFYVRDILMQMDLIGVGSLMVVMLTGFFTGAVLTLQSSKELSRFGGTSLTGGLVSVSLVRELGPVLAALMVAGRVGSGMASELGSMLVTEQINAMRALGTDPIKKLVVPRILATIAMMPVLTIVADSLGIIGGLAVALSVLHITPILYLSRAWDSLNYVDVFGGLIKPLVFGALLASVSCHCGLRTYGGTQGVGRSTTQAVVASSVLILIFDFFLTRLILAYT comes from the coding sequence TTGAGTATAGCCGAATTTTCCGTTACGATGGCCACGATGCCTGTATCGCCGAAAGCTGCCATCAAGGAAGTGCAGGATCTGTCCTTCCTGGCCGGCAAGGCTTTCGTTTCCATGTTCCGCCGGCCGTTCTACGTGCGCGACATCCTTATGCAGATGGACCTCATCGGCGTCGGATCGCTCATGGTCGTCATGCTTACAGGCTTTTTTACCGGCGCGGTTTTGACCCTTCAATCCTCCAAAGAACTCTCCCGGTTCGGAGGAACAAGTCTGACCGGCGGATTAGTATCGGTGTCTTTGGTGCGAGAACTGGGACCGGTGCTCGCCGCGCTTATGGTTGCAGGCCGCGTGGGATCGGGAATGGCGTCGGAACTGGGTTCGATGCTGGTTACCGAGCAAATCAATGCCATGCGCGCGCTTGGAACGGATCCGATCAAAAAACTGGTGGTCCCGCGAATTCTGGCAACGATTGCAATGATGCCGGTACTGACCATTGTTGCGGATTCCCTCGGGATCATCGGGGGCCTGGCCGTCGCTCTGTCCGTGCTGCACATCACTCCCATTCTTTATCTGAGCCGGGCATGGGATTCCCTCAACTACGTGGACGTCTTCGGCGGCCTGATTAAACCCCTCGTATTCGGCGCCCTTCTTGCATCGGTCAGCTGCCATTGCGGGCTGCGAACCTATGGAGGAACGCAAGGCGTCGGTCGGTCAACGACTCAGGCAGTGGTCGCATCCTCGGTACTGATCCTGATTTTCGATTTTTTCCTGACTCGCTTGATTCTGGCTTATACGTGA
- a CDS encoding MlaD family protein — MAQRRSLAWTELRVGILVVTSFALLALAIFYVSGQSGFFVPKYTVIAYFQNANNLRAGAEVSLEGVTIGNVDKVEISPEPDPNKAVAAVMKLEAKFKNIIRTDSKVSISTIGLLGDSKVDITRGTEAGTVIADGGYIQGTEEGDIRKIVQGTNDFIANLQVLSEDFKKIADRVDQGEGTLGQFLTNTAVFDRTNDLIKEANTLVHDARTGPGTMGRLISDDALYTKFMEMSDRMDVLVKKIESGNGSAGKFVNDPALYNHIDDLTAKVQSITERIDRGEGTLGKLMKDDTLYTDFRNGVTKLNTLVDSVQNGEGSAGKFIRDPALFNSLNETTSEIQKLIYDFRQNPKKFLTINFKLF; from the coding sequence ATGGCGCAACGCCGATCCCTTGCCTGGACTGAATTGCGAGTGGGCATACTCGTTGTTACCAGTTTCGCCCTCCTCGCGCTGGCCATTTTCTACGTCAGCGGTCAGTCCGGATTTTTCGTACCCAAATACACGGTGATCGCCTATTTCCAGAACGCCAACAATCTTCGGGCCGGGGCGGAAGTGTCGCTGGAGGGCGTGACTATTGGCAATGTCGACAAGGTCGAGATTTCCCCGGAACCCGATCCGAACAAAGCGGTCGCAGCCGTAATGAAGCTTGAAGCGAAGTTTAAGAATATTATTCGCACCGACTCCAAGGTCTCGATTTCGACGATCGGCTTGCTCGGCGACAGCAAAGTCGACATCACACGCGGAACCGAAGCCGGAACGGTGATTGCGGATGGGGGCTATATCCAGGGAACCGAGGAAGGCGATATCCGGAAGATCGTTCAGGGAACCAACGATTTTATTGCCAACCTGCAGGTGCTCAGCGAAGACTTTAAGAAGATCGCCGATCGCGTGGACCAGGGCGAAGGCACTTTAGGCCAATTCCTGACCAACACCGCCGTCTTCGATAGGACCAATGACCTCATAAAGGAGGCGAATACGCTGGTCCACGATGCGCGCACCGGTCCCGGAACCATGGGCCGGCTGATATCCGATGACGCGCTGTATACGAAATTTATGGAGATGAGCGACCGCATGGACGTTCTTGTGAAAAAAATCGAAAGCGGGAACGGCAGCGCCGGGAAATTTGTAAACGATCCAGCGCTTTACAACCACATCGACGATCTGACAGCCAAGGTCCAAAGCATCACCGAGCGGATCGACCGCGGCGAGGGCACACTGGGTAAGCTGATGAAAGACGATACGCTGTACACCGATTTCAGGAATGGCGTAACCAAACTTAATACTCTGGTCGACTCCGTCCAGAATGGAGAGGGCAGCGCCGGGAAGTTCATCCGGGACCCCGCTCTTTTCAACAGCCTGAACGAGACGACATCGGAGATCCAGAAATTGATTTATGATTTCAGACAGAATCCAAAGAAGTTCTTAACGATCAATTTCAAACTGTTCTAG